A single window of Bradyrhizobium daqingense DNA harbors:
- a CDS encoding DUF3800 domain-containing protein encodes MDIDELRDAEIQLHGLTKADGVYTFYHDETNNIRKLYIDDGRLNVAELKVFVLGGIVHEGAPRPIEIQSLREAMRIQKTAPEIKLEHVAKGNFLDVLRSRKLTTFLRWLIDNGLMIHYHELDPFYWSVADIIDSIVPELGNPMLLQYHVLLKSDLVAVLRCELAATIQLFHDFGYPGLSPEGRRPFLDRLIEILERNSDVLRHFNAMMLKGVLQAGRALESLEFIEGYYPNLLIDEFSTFYQGRIAIFKNSTHIFDMEKVIHDRLLETPLTSQGKPVANFRFADSKAELGLQISDVIVGVLGKMHTYFTNTGHEDVAADREALAGTSLENAKLLSDLISASHAANVTFLHHVVSVHDIDKLDLFLRFPDGAHVA; translated from the coding sequence ATGGATATTGACGAACTTCGGGATGCTGAAATCCAGCTACATGGTTTGACCAAGGCCGACGGCGTCTATACGTTTTATCACGATGAGACCAACAATATCCGCAAGTTGTATATTGACGATGGACGTTTGAACGTTGCTGAGCTGAAGGTATTCGTCCTCGGCGGCATTGTGCATGAAGGAGCACCGCGACCGATTGAGATTCAATCGCTTCGAGAAGCGATGCGTATCCAGAAGACGGCTCCGGAAATCAAACTGGAGCATGTCGCCAAGGGTAACTTTCTTGACGTTCTTCGCTCCCGAAAGCTGACCACGTTCCTTCGATGGCTTATCGATAACGGGTTGATGATCCACTATCACGAGCTGGATCCATTCTACTGGTCAGTTGCAGATATCATCGATTCGATCGTGCCTGAACTTGGCAATCCGATGCTCTTGCAATACCACGTCTTGCTGAAAAGCGACCTCGTCGCAGTGCTGCGCTGCGAACTGGCCGCAACCATCCAGCTATTTCACGATTTCGGCTATCCGGGGTTATCACCCGAGGGGCGGAGACCCTTCCTCGACAGGCTCATTGAGATTCTCGAACGTAACAGTGATGTCCTCCGGCATTTCAATGCAATGATGTTGAAAGGTGTACTGCAGGCCGGACGGGCGCTGGAGAGTCTGGAGTTCATTGAAGGTTATTACCCGAACCTGCTCATCGATGAGTTCAGTACCTTTTACCAGGGACGTATCGCGATCTTCAAGAATTCGACCCACATCTTCGACATGGAGAAGGTCATCCACGACCGCCTGCTGGAAACACCTCTGACCAGCCAGGGGAAACCGGTTGCGAACTTCCGATTTGCGGATTCCAAAGCCGAGCTAGGGCTTCAGATCTCAGACGTTATTGTGGGCGTCTTAGGAAAGATGCACACCTACTTTACGAACACGGGTCATGAGGACGTCGCTGCGGATCGAGAGGCTCTGGCCGGGACGAGCCTGGAGAACGCAAAACTCTTGTCGGACCTCATCTCAGCTTCGCATGCAGCCAATGTCACGTTCCTTCATCATGTCGTCAGTGTGCACGACATAGATAAGCTTGATCTGTTTCTTCGCTTTCCAGATGGGGCTCACGTTGCATGA
- a CDS encoding helix-turn-helix domain-containing protein, translating into MSKAIKATAGSDNIFADLGFANPEEELLKAKLIRELRAIIKRRKLTQTKAAELLGLKQPDVSALVTGRVGKFSIDRIVRCLDRLNYRVDVVIRHKPVRRASSRAAA; encoded by the coding sequence ATGAGTAAGGCAATTAAAGCAACCGCAGGCAGCGATAATATTTTCGCTGACCTTGGCTTTGCCAATCCTGAGGAAGAACTCCTCAAAGCCAAACTTATTCGTGAGCTTCGTGCGATCATCAAACGTCGCAAGTTGACTCAGACAAAGGCTGCCGAACTGCTAGGCCTTAAACAGCCTGATGTATCTGCCCTAGTGACCGGCCGCGTAGGGAAGTTCTCGATCGACAGGATTGTTCGATGCCTAGATCGGCTTAATTATCGTGTGGACGTCGTTATCCGTCATAAGCCCGTTCGTCGCGCATCCTCGCGAGCTGCGGCCTAA
- a CDS encoding type II toxin-antitoxin system RelE/ParE family toxin has translation MTTQKPVVWIGSSKDDLRAFPDEVRRVMGFAINDAQNGDEHPRAKALKGFGGRSVLEVIDDEDGDTFRAVYTVRFAGVIYVLHAFQKKSKKGIETPEHDILVIQARLKAAEAHYQENYGKGGKK, from the coding sequence ATGACCACACAGAAGCCCGTAGTTTGGATCGGATCGTCAAAGGACGATCTACGAGCTTTCCCGGACGAGGTTCGCCGCGTCATGGGGTTTGCGATCAATGATGCACAAAACGGCGACGAGCATCCTCGTGCCAAGGCCTTAAAGGGCTTTGGTGGCCGGAGTGTACTGGAGGTCATCGACGATGAAGATGGCGATACGTTCCGTGCCGTCTACACCGTACGCTTCGCTGGCGTTATCTATGTCCTTCATGCCTTCCAAAAGAAGTCGAAGAAGGGGATTGAGACTCCGGAGCACGACATCTTGGTAATTCAGGCCCGGTTGAAGGCAGCCGAGGCTCATTACCAAGAGAACTACGGAAAAGGAGGCAAGAAATGA
- a CDS encoding DUF3551 domain-containing protein, translated as MPYLLATGILALPILVSFGSDLTAASRVHSYTPPARQDVYCLQGRAWGYPGNCQFSTYSQCMATASGTYAYCGINPMYAFERQGRQLR; from the coding sequence ATGCCTTACCTTCTCGCTACCGGAATCCTAGCACTTCCTATCCTCGTCAGCTTTGGATCAGATTTGACCGCTGCTTCACGGGTTCATTCGTACACCCCACCGGCTCGCCAAGACGTTTATTGCCTGCAGGGCCGAGCCTGGGGATATCCGGGCAACTGCCAGTTCTCGACCTACAGTCAGTGCATGGCTACCGCATCCGGCACCTACGCTTATTGCGGTATCAATCCGATGTACGCCTTCGAGCGACAGGGAAGGCAATTGCGCTGA
- a CDS encoding helix-turn-helix domain-containing protein — protein MFVSITTDHRSLINSLSELGISSGSNPIVSLSEFTYKKGKTIYIESEPAEYVYQVRKGAVRTCKLLSDGRRQIGAFHLPGDIFGLENGGVHRFRAEAIIQTAVRLIRRQHLETVAENDAVVWRTLLSLTTNNLQHAEDHMLLLGRKTALERVAAFLHEMDERLTAADVISLPMSRRDIADYLGLTVETVSRAVSQLHTDGVLDFIGNTQREIVILDRQRLASLDLQS, from the coding sequence ATGTTCGTGAGCATCACCACAGACCATAGATCCCTAATCAATTCGCTCAGTGAGCTCGGCATATCGAGCGGCTCGAATCCGATCGTCAGCTTGAGTGAATTCACTTACAAGAAAGGTAAAACCATCTACATCGAGAGTGAGCCAGCCGAGTACGTCTACCAGGTCAGGAAAGGCGCGGTACGGACCTGCAAATTACTCTCCGATGGGCGGCGCCAGATTGGCGCATTTCATTTGCCGGGTGATATTTTTGGACTCGAGAACGGCGGAGTCCACCGATTTAGGGCGGAAGCGATCATCCAAACCGCTGTTCGCCTGATCAGGCGGCAACACCTTGAGACGGTCGCCGAGAATGACGCGGTTGTCTGGCGCACCTTGCTCAGCTTGACGACGAATAACTTGCAACACGCCGAAGACCATATGCTGCTGCTCGGACGTAAAACTGCTCTGGAGCGCGTTGCCGCGTTCTTGCACGAGATGGATGAACGACTCACGGCTGCTGACGTGATCTCGCTCCCAATGTCTCGGCGCGACATCGCCGATTACCTTGGTTTGACCGTCGAAACCGTTTCGCGTGCAGTGTCGCAATTGCACACTGATGGTGTCCTCGATTTCATCGGCAATACCCAACGCGAGATCGTGATTCTGGACCGGCAGCGGCTCGCGAGCCTTGACCTGCAAAGCTAA